The sequence TCAGGTAGGCGCCGCTGCGGTTGCGGTCCCGCAGCACGCGCAGCGGCAGCAGCGGGTTCGGCCCCTTGCTCTGCCAGACGACGAAGCAGGCCAGCAGGACGACCGCGACCGCGAGCGGTACGAGGACGCCACGCGAGCCCCAGCCGTCCGCCCCGGCCTCGCCGAGCCCGTAGACGAGCGCGACGAGGCCGCCGCAGCCGAGGATCACGCCCGCGACGTCGAGCCGCACGCCGGACCGGCCGACGGACTTGGGGATCATCGTCACGATGCCGAAGATCACCAGCGCGGCGATCGGCAGGTTCACATAGAGGCACCAGCGCCAGTCGGCGTACTGGGTCAGCAGACCGCCGAGGATCAGCCCGAAGGCCGACCCGCCGATCGCGATCGAGGCGTAGATCCCGAACGCCCTGGCGCGTTCCCGGGGGTTCGTGAAGGTCGCCGAGAGCAGCGAGAGCACCGACGGGGCGAGCAGCGCGCCGCACAGTCCCTGCAGCCCGCGGGCGGCGATCAGCACGACGGTGTCCGGGGCTGCGCCGCCCAGCGCCGAGGCCAGCGCGAAGCCGATGACGCCGACCATCAGGGTGCGCCTGGGCCCGAGCATGTCGCTGATCCGGCCGCCGAGGAGCAGGAACCCCCCGAACGCCAGGGTGTACCCCGTGATCACCCACTGGCGTTCGGTGTCCGAGAACCCGAGCGCCTTCTGGGCCGATGGCAGTGCGATGATCATGATGGTCGAGTCAAGGACCACCATCAGCTGCGCACAGGCGATGATGACGAGGATCCACCACTGGGCTTTCGTCGACTGGACCTTCGTCGATCGCGCCGAACGGGTCGTCAGCTCGTGCTGGTCAAGGCTGGTCACCCACGCACCCCTCTATGGCCAGACGGCTCGACAATGAGCCTTGATCCGCGAGGATTGAGCCGCCCAGCGGCAACCTATGTCACCATGGCAGAAACTGCCAAGGTGACGTGACGCAGGAGACGATGAACTCTGAGCGCCAGACAGGAGGGGGTCATGACCGCCGGCTTGACGGAACGGAACAAGCTCCGGGCGCGGCGCGAGATGGCCGAGGCCGCCGGTCGGCTCTTCCTGGAGCGGGGCTACGACGCGACCACAGTCCAGGACATCGCCGACGCGGCCGGCGTCTCCTCGCGCACCTTCTTCCGCTACTTCCCCGCGAAGGAGGACGTCGTCACCGCCCTCGCCAGCGCCTCGATGGACGACGTGATCGACCACCTCGGCGGGCGTGACGAGAACGAGACCCTGCGGTCGGCGGTGACGGCGATGTTGCACGCGGTCCTCGCCCCGGTCGGCGACGCCGCCGACCGGGCGCGCCGCTTCCAGTTCCTGTTGCGCGAGACCCCGGCGCTGCGGGGCCGCTGGCTGGAGGAACGGCGCAAGAGCCGCGACCGGCTCGCCGACGCGCTGACTCCCTGGTTCGGCGCCGACGTCGACCCGATGGCCTCTCGTCTGGTCGCCGGCACCGTGCTGCTGGTTCTCGACGAGGTGATGAGCCGGTGGGCCGACGACCCGTCGCTTGCCCATCCGCTGGGCCTGCTGGACGAGGCCCTGCGCCTCCTGGGCGAACCCCTGCTCCCTACCAGCGGGCAGTAACCGCCTCACCGTAACCGGCACAGCAGGCACCCGCACGCCCGGATGACCTTGGCCACAGCCCTGTGACCCGCGAATCTTCTCGGTTAGGTTAGGAAAACCTAAGAAGGTTGACCCCTAGCGAAGGACGCGGTGGAGCAGATGACGGGCCTTGCCGGCAGCGGTGCCACCTCCCTGCTCCACCCCGAGCTCGTGGCTGCCGCCCGCGCTCTGACCGGCTCGGCCGACGACGGCTGCCTCGTGCGGTGGGGTGGCCAGGTCGCCCACGGCCTGCGCTTCACCGGCGGCCACGCCGCTCCCTCGCCGAGCCTGGCCGCGTCCCAGCCGGCGTCGGCCGCCGAGGCACCATCCACGCCTCCCTCGGCCGCCGACCACCGAACCACCGGCCTCGAGCAGATCGCCGGTCCGGACGCCGGCTGGCTGTCCGAGGCCACCGGACGCCTGTTGCTGCTCGCACCCGCCACGATCGGCCGGTCGCTCGGGCACGGCGACCAGGCCTGCCGGTTCCAGTTCTGCGGGCCGACCGCCGAGGGATCGACGTGGGTGTCGGTGGCGCTCGGCGGCTGGGTGGGCGCGGTGCCGGAAGCCGACACGGACCGGCTCGCGGCCCACTTCGCGCGGCGCCATCCCACCACCGACCTGTTCGACCTCGGCGACCGCTGGGCGTTGCTCCAGGTCGAGGTCGTCGAGGGTTTCGTGCGCACCGAGCGCGCCGGCGCGCACCTCGACGGCGACGACGCCCGCGCGCTGCTCGCCCGCTGACCGCTTTGTCGACCCCAACCCGAATGACCGAGAGGACGCCCACCCCGATGCTCACCGTCGGTGACACCTTCCCCACCTACGACCTGACCGCCGTGGTCAGCACCGACCCTGACACCGCGTTCGTCCAGGAGTCCTCCGCCGGCCGCCCGGGCCAGTGGCGCGTCGTCTTCTTCTGGCCGAAGGACTTCACCTTCGTCTGCCCGACCGAGATCGCCGCCTTCGGCCGGCTCAACGACGAGTTCGCCGACCGCGACGCCCAGGTGCTCGGCGTTTCCACAGACAGCGAGTTCGTCCACCTCGCGTGGCGGCAGAACCACGCCGACCTGCGCGACCTGCCGTTCCCGATGCTCGCCGACATCAAGAAGGAGCTCACGACGGCCGCCGGGGTCCTCGGCGACGACGGCGTCGCGCAGCGGGCGACCTTCATCATCGACCCGGCCGGCGAGATCCAGTTCGTGATGGTCACGGCGGGGAGTGTCGGCCGGAACCCGAACGAGGTCCTCCGCGTGCTCGACGCCCTCCAGACCGACGAGCTGTGCCCCTGCAACTGGCAGAAGGGCGAGAGCACGCTCTCCGTCGGAGGCAGGATCCCCGCGCAGGGGAAGGTCGAGGTCGGCGCCTGATGGGCGTCGCGGCCCTGCGCGCGGCGCTGCCCGAGTACGCCAAGGACCTGCGGCTCAACCTCGGGTCGGTGACCAGCCAGACGCACCTGACCGAGCAGCAGCTGTGGGGCACCGTGCTGACCGCCGCCCTGGCCAGCCGCGGCCGGACGGCGCTCGCGGAGCTGAACCAGGAGGCGCGTGAGCACCTGACCGACGAGGCCCACCGGGCGGCCAGGACCGCGGCGGCGCTGATGGCGATGAACAACGTCTACTACCGCTCGCTGCATCTTCTTGAGGACGAGGAGTACGACCGGCTGCGCGCCGGCCTGCGGATGAACGCGATCGCCAACCCGGGCGTCGACAAGGTCGACTTCGAGCTGTGGTCGCTCGCCGCGTCCGCGGTCAACGGCTGTGGCCGCTGCCTGCAGGCCCACGAGCACGAGCTGCGCGGCCGGGGCGTGCCTCGCGAGTCGATCCAGGACGCGCTCCGGATCGCCTCCGTGGTGCACGCCGTCGCCGTCACCCTCGAAGCCGAGGAGCTCGCGCCGGCGGCGGCCTGACCCAGCCTCGCCCGTCACCCGTCGGTGGATGACCGCGGCCAACGCCCGGTCGCGGTCGTCCACCGCTCCGGGCATGGGCACGCCGGCCCGGACTGGGAGTCAGACGGTTCGCCCGGTCGCGGCGAGGAGCTGATCCTGCGGCTCGGTGCCGGCGGGAACGGGACGGGCCGCCACGTACATGCCGGTCGCCGCGAGCTGGTCGCCGAGAGCCAGGACTCCGGGAAGGATGGCCGCCACGGCGTCCTGGTCGAGGCGGACCGTGTGACCGGTCGCGCGGGCCAGGTCCCAGGCGTGTACCAGGGGTTCGATCACCGCCAGGGTCAGGATGTCGGCGGCACCGCGTGGTCCCAGCGGGGTGGCCGTCCGCGCGGTCGGGTCGACCGCTGCCAGGACCTGCTCGATGGCCCGACGGGCCGCCTGCCAGGCGGCGGCCGGCTCGGCGCCGGCGAGCGCGCCCGGCTCGG is a genomic window of Pseudofrankia inefficax containing:
- a CDS encoding MFS transporter, translated to MTSLDQHELTTRSARSTKVQSTKAQWWILVIIACAQLMVVLDSTIMIIALPSAQKALGFSDTERQWVITGYTLAFGGFLLLGGRISDMLGPRRTLMVGVIGFALASALGGAAPDTVVLIAARGLQGLCGALLAPSVLSLLSATFTNPRERARAFGIYASIAIGGSAFGLILGGLLTQYADWRWCLYVNLPIAALVIFGIVTMIPKSVGRSGVRLDVAGVILGCGGLVALVYGLGEAGADGWGSRGVLVPLAVAVVLLACFVVWQSKGPNPLLPLRVLRDRNRSGAYLTILLAMTAMFGTFVSLTYLFQAVDGYSPLRSGIAFLPLMVLNGLASTQLASRLMPYVPTRLLIVPGLLAAAVGVALLTRLTPESAFLTHVLPTEILLGVGLGIAMVPVISTATSNADPGDVGVISAMSTTSQQIGASIGTALLNTIAASAVTSYLASHRGGDAIHATVHGYATASAWAAGILVLGALTAGLLINVHPGRAHAAQTAAGQGDEPAAQPTRVAPLVPAARGEQATATGPRSEV
- a CDS encoding TetR/AcrR family transcriptional regulator, whose amino-acid sequence is MTAGLTERNKLRARREMAEAAGRLFLERGYDATTVQDIADAAGVSSRTFFRYFPAKEDVVTALASASMDDVIDHLGGRDENETLRSAVTAMLHAVLAPVGDAADRARRFQFLLRETPALRGRWLEERRKSRDRLADALTPWFGADVDPMASRLVAGTVLLVLDEVMSRWADDPSLAHPLGLLDEALRLLGEPLLPTSGQ
- a CDS encoding peroxiredoxin produces the protein MLTVGDTFPTYDLTAVVSTDPDTAFVQESSAGRPGQWRVVFFWPKDFTFVCPTEIAAFGRLNDEFADRDAQVLGVSTDSEFVHLAWRQNHADLRDLPFPMLADIKKELTTAAGVLGDDGVAQRATFIIDPAGEIQFVMVTAGSVGRNPNEVLRVLDALQTDELCPCNWQKGESTLSVGGRIPAQGKVEVGA
- a CDS encoding carboxymuconolactone decarboxylase family protein; protein product: MGVAALRAALPEYAKDLRLNLGSVTSQTHLTEQQLWGTVLTAALASRGRTALAELNQEAREHLTDEAHRAARTAAALMAMNNVYYRSLHLLEDEEYDRLRAGLRMNAIANPGVDKVDFELWSLAASAVNGCGRCLQAHEHELRGRGVPRESIQDALRIASVVHAVAVTLEAEELAPAAA
- a CDS encoding TIGR03086 family metal-binding protein, with the protein product MTFPALDHYRRALRGVDEVVARVEPDRWDSLSPCPPWTARDVLGHLIDGQRQIEALLTGRGPRPPAAEPGALAGAEPAAAWQAARRAIEQVLAAVDPTARTATPLGPRGAADILTLAVIEPLVHAWDLARATGHTVRLDQDAVAAILPGVLALGDQLAATGMYVAARPVPAGTEPQDQLLAATGRTV